In Scyliorhinus torazame isolate Kashiwa2021f chromosome 18, sScyTor2.1, whole genome shotgun sequence, the following are encoded in one genomic region:
- the ssbp4 gene encoding single-stranded DNA-binding protein 4 isoform X2 codes for MTPSEGTPGLPLPPGFFQGPPGSQPSPHTQAPPHNPNNPILGPHGQPFMSPRYPGGPRSSLRMSTQPPVGVPPGSQPLLPNAMDQARQQGHPGLAGPIQRMTAPRGLASLGPQSYGGAMRPPPNSLGGPGMLGVNLGPGGGRPWPNPPNANSIPYSSSSPGSYVGPPGSGPPGTPIIPSPGDSTNSSENMYTMMNPIGPGGNRPNFPMGPGADGPLGGMAGMEPHHMNGTLGSADIDVMSKNSPNNMTGMSNPPGTPRDDGEMSGNFLNPFQNESYSPSMTMSV; via the exons ATGACTCCCAGTGAGGGGACGCCAGGTCTTCCTCTGCCCCCTGGCTTCTTCCAG GGGCCCCCAGGATCGCAGCCATCGCCTCACACACAGGCACCTCCGCACAACCCCAACAACCCCATATTGGGCCCCCATGGTCAG CCCTTCATGTCTCCCCGGTACCCAGGTGGGCCCCGGTCGTCTCTCCGAATGTCGACACAG CCCCCTGTTGGAGTGCCCCCGGGGTCCCAGCCCTTGTTACCAAACGCCATGGACCAGGCAAGACAGCAAG GCCATCCGGGTCTAGCAGGTCCGATACAGCGAATGACAGCTCCCCGTGGACTGGCAAGCTTGGGGCCACAG AGTTACGGAGGAGCGATGCGGCCCCCGCCAAACTCTTTAGGAGGTCCTGGAATGCTGGGAGTGAATCT GGGTCCAGGTGGAGGGAGACCGTGGCCAAACCCACCAAACGCTAACTCT ATTCCCTATTCTTCATCATCCCCAGGCAGTTACGTG GGACCCCCAGGCAGCGGACCGCCAGGAACTCCGATCATTCCCAGTCCAGGAG ATTCTACAAACTCCAGTGAAAACATGTACACGATGATGAATCCTATTGGACCTGGAGGGAACCGTCCCAAT TTCCCGATGGGTCCTGGAGCAGATGGTCCACTGGGTGGAATGGCCGGCATGGAGCCTCATCACATGAACGGGACACTAG GGTCTGCTGATATAGACGTAATGTCAAAG AATTCCCCAAACAACATGACCGGGATGAGCAATCCTCCGGGAACTCCGCGAGACGATGGCGAGATGTCAGGCAACTTTTTAAacccattccaaaatgaaagt